The following is a genomic window from Planctomycetia bacterium.
CCAGGGTCGCGACGCCGGTGATCTCGCGATTCGGATCGCCGACAATCTCGCAGGGCATGTTGAACTGGGCCAGAAGTTCCGCAAGGGCGGTGAGGCGGTGGGGCATCAGAGGCGCGTCCGTTTCATTTCAACCCCTGCCGGGGCATGTCTCATGAGGCGCATCTAAGTATGAAACCGGGCCGTACAGGTGTCAAACAACGCCCGTTGGCGAAGCTCGATTCGACGGGGCGCGAAATGGGCCCTGCGGCTACAATGGCAGAATGCACTGAGGAGCCTGATGGCGGGTTGATACGACTCGCGTCGCGGAGCAATCGATCGCGTGGCAGCACAGCAGATTGTTGTAATTGAGGACGAGACAGCGATTCGAGACGCGGTGGTTCAGGTGCTGCGCAACGCCGGATATGACCCCGTCGACGCCGCCGACGGCGCGGCCGGGCTTGCGGCGGCGAGGCGGCCCGGCGTTTGCCTTGTCCTGCTGGACCTGCTCATGCCGAAGCTCGACGGCATGGGGGTTCTCGCGCAACTTCGTAAGACGCATCCGACCTTGCCGGTCATTATTCTCACGGCGCGCGGGACCGAGGACGAGCGCGTCGCGGGACTCAAGGCCGGCGCCGACGATTACGTGGTCAAGCCATTCTCATCCAAGGAGCTGATCGCCCGAGTCGAGGCGGTATTGCGCAGAAGCCCGGAGCGACCGGAGATTGTTCACCTGCTCAAGGCGGGGAAGGCGACGGTCGACCTGGAGCGCCGAGAGGTGCATGCCGGGGACGAGCCGCGGACTTCGCTTTCGGAGACGGAGTGCGCTGTGTTGTCGCACCTTGCGGCGAATCCCGAACGGGCCATCTCGCGGGAGGAATTGCTCACTCGTCTATGGGGTCTTTCGGGCGGGCAGATTGAGACGCGCACCATTGATATGCACGTCGCCCGGCTTCGGGCGAAGCTCGCTTCGATGGGCGGGGATGACGGCGAGCAGTACATCGTCACGGTTCGCGGCAAGGGATACATGCTGGGGCCGTTGGTCAAGTCGCAATGACGCTCGACATCAAACCGGCTAGAATAGGACGCTGTCCCGCCCCAAGGAGCTGCGCCGTCGGATGAATTCGGGAACCCTTATCGCTGAAGCATGGATCAGCCTCACCAAGAACAAGGTGCGCACGGTCCTGTCCATGCTGGGCATCATCATCGGCGTCGGCGCGGTGATTATTCTCGTCGCGATGGCCCAGGCCACGAAGCTGCGCATTGAAGACGAGATTGCCCGGCTGGGCGACGATTGGATGTTCATCCGTAATTTCAGCGTTCAGGCATCCGGGCTGGCGAAGGCCGACGTTCAGTCGAAGCCGATGCAGACGAAGCACGACGCAGACGCCATCAACGAGCAATGCACACTTGTCCGGGCGGCGACGCCGTCCAATCGCATGACTATGCAGGTCAAGTCGAGCTACGCCAATTACTCGGCCAACGTGCAGGGGGTCTATCCCAATTACCACGACATCCGCCGATGGGAAGTCATCAGCGGCCGGAAGCTGGACGACCGCGACGAAATCGCCAAGCGGCCGGTGTGCGTCATCGGTCTGACCGCCGCGAAGGAACTTTTCGGCTCGATGAATCCGGTCGGCGAGGAGATCACGGTCAAGAGCGGGCGGTTCAAGATTGTCGGCCTGCTGGAATTCAAGGGCATGAGCGACCAGCGGGATAATGACGACGTCATCCTTTTTCCGTTTTCGACCTTCGAGCGGAAGATTGCCGGGGCGGAGGTTTCGCAGACGCTCATCGCGGCCGCGGCGCATGGGGTTGATCCGAAACTGGCGGAAGATCAGATTCGGCGGCTGCTGCGCGAACGGCACCGACTTCGCCCGGGGGACGCGGACGACTTTCGATTGTTCGCGCTGTCCGAGTCTGCACAGGTCAAGGAGGAGTCGAGTGCTTCGTTTTCATGGCTTTTGGGCATGATCGCGGGGGTGTCGCTGGTGGTGGGCGGGATCGGCATCATGAACATCATGCTGGTCAGCGTGACCGAGCGGACGCGGGAGATCGGGCTGCGGATGGCCATTGGTGCGAGCAACGTCGACATCATGATGCAGTTTCTCATCGAGGCCATCGTGCTTTGCACGGTCGGCGGCATTTTGGGGATGTTCGGCGGGTGGGGATTCTCCTTTGTGCTGACTTCGTGGAAGGGCTACGAGACGGCGGTGTCGTATTGGATCGCCGGGATCGCGCTTGGATTCGCCTTTGCCACGGGCGTCTTCTTCGGGTTTTACCCGGCATGGCGGGCGAGCCGGCTGGACCCGATTGAGGCGCTGCGATACGAGTAGCCGCAAGCCACGTCGCTGCTAAATCGAACGGCGAATCAGGCCGATCATCACGCCCTGGATATTCACCGAGTTTGTGTAGATCGGTTCGTACCTGGCGTTGGCCGGTTGGAGGCGGATGCGCCCGCGTTCGCGGTAGAAGCGCTTGAGTGTCGCTTCGCCATCGTCCAGGAGGGCAACCACTGTTTCGCCGTTGATCGGCGTTGTCCGCTGCTCGATGACCACGTAGTCGCCGTCGGCGATCTGATCTTCGATCATGCTGTCGCCGCGGACCTCGAGCAGGTAAACGCCATGCTTGGAGGTGAAGACCTGATCGAGATCGACCACTTCGGGATTCTCAATTGCTTCGATGGGCGAGCCGGCGGCGATGCGGCCGATGAGCTTGAGGCGGCCGGGGCGATCGTCGGGCAGCTCGAGATGGTCAGCCAATTGCAAAGAGCGAGCCTTGTGGCGGTCCTTGGTCAGCAGACCGCGCTCTTCGAGAATGTTGAGATGCTCGAAGACCGTGACCTTTGAGATGCCGAACTCCGCGGCGATCTCGTCGTAGGTCGGGGAATAGCCATTTTTGTGGGTGTAGTCCCGGATGAAGGTCAGAATCTCTGTCTGGCGCGGGGTGGCCGGGCGAGTCGCACGCGACTGGCTGCGACTGCCGGCGCGGCTGCGCGACGACTTTTTCTTTCGACGATTCGGCGACATTTAGTTTCTCCTGATGATGCGGCCAGGCTCGGCCGGCGAGACCCTGTGGCCCGAGGATGAGAACGGGCAGAGGGCCGGCCGGCGGAATCTGGGCCGCGGTCGGGTCATGACGGCCTGGGGCGGACGCGGTGTCTTCCGCCCGCAGGCCGAATCTAGTACGGAGCGATGCCACGGCGGCGCGCATCGCTTCGAGTAAGGTGGCGGAGCTGCGGCTTCCGGGTTGCCAGGCGACCTCATAGTCGCCACCGGGGCCAAACGCACAGAGAGGCAAGACATCGAGAGACGCATCCATTCGCCACGACCCTTCAAGCATAGCCTAACTTCGGCCAAACGTCAACCCTAACACGAGGCGAAGTTCGGTTTTTTTCAGGACCGAGCCTGCCGGGGCGGAATTCTCTCTTCGCGACGGCCCGCCGGAGGCGGTTGTGGGCCATCAAATCCAGGTGACATAAGGTGACACAAGGCCTTGGGGAATCGTGCCAACGATTGTGGCGGGCAGGGGTTGGGGTGGTTCGGGTTTTGGGTGGTTTTTGGAGAAAAAGGCCTGAGACGCGAGACTGTAGGCGATAGGCTGAAGGCTGTAGGAGAAGGCGGCGGGGCAAGGGGCCGAGCGTGATGCAAGGGCGGCGACACTCGACGTGGCGGCGGGACGAGATTGCATTCGAGAGGTGACCCCTCCCTGACAGTCGGGGCTCTGAATGGGGCGCGGCGATTCGATGTTTTGCAAGGTGACAATAGGCGAACAAAAAGGGGCCGAGGGACCAAGGGGCTGAGGGGTCCAGGGTGAAGACCAGCTCGCTGATCGCGCGTAAGTCGTGCAGAATCGAACGTGACATATAGTGACACACGCGATTTTTTTTGTTTGCAACTCTTGTGGCGGGCATGGGTTGGGGCGGTTCGTGATTTTGGTGGTTTTTTGCGCGCACTCGAGTGACTCCTCCGCCCCTGCCGGGGCGGGATTTTCTGCGCGACGCTGACCACGGATTGCGCTGGTCGGGCGGTGCCCGACGACGCTGCATTTGTGGCTACAGGCCGGCGCCCCATTCGGGGCTCGAACGGGTGTGGGCGGGAAGGTTGCGCGGGCTGAGAGATTAATTGTTGGATGAGGGAGGTCTGCGCGAAGAAAAAAGACATGGGAAAGGATTCCCATTTTGGTGGGTGCGAGAAGGGAATCTTGCACCAGCCGCGGCGGAATCTCAGATTTGAGATTTGAGATTTCAGAAAGGGCGCGGGGAGTGAGCAGAGTCGAAGGTGACAATAGGCGAAAAAAGGGGCCGAGGGATCGAGGGGCCAAGGCGTCGAGGGTGAAGACAAGCGAGCCAATCGCGCGCAAGTCGTGCAAAATCGAAGGTGACAAATAGTGACACACGCGATTTTTTTCGCTTGCAACTCTTGTGGCGGGCATGTGTTGGGGCGGTTCGGGTTTTGGGTGGTTTTTGGTGAAAATGGCCTGAGACATGCGGCCTGGGGCTTGAGGCGCGGCGGCGGCGAAGCGCTTGGGGATCACCTGGCTAATGGGGTTTTGATCTTGCACGATGCGCTACCTCGCGGGGCAATGGTTGATTTGATCTCCATTGATGCATTCTTGCTCCGCGTGCGCGCCTGGCGGCGCGAGGAGGGCCGCAGCCTTTTTGGGTGTCGGTTGAGAATACACACTGCGCAAGGCATCCACGGGGGTTCTGGGAATCGCGCAAAGGAGTGGAGATATTCCGTGGCGAAGCGGGTTGTCGGTTTTCAATGTTCGGTTTCGCGGAATCGGCACGGAGTGGCGACGGCCCTCAGATACGTCACCGTGATTCGGCACAGGGCCTGCCGATAATCGCGGCTTCCAGATCGATGTCAGTCAATGGAATCAGCCTGATTCGCTTGACTTTTTTTTGGGACTTGGGATAGATTGTAGTTAGTGCGAGTGGAGCGGGTCGATCCACAAAGGAGGGCTTTCGCACGAGCCTCAAGCCTCAAGCGGAAGGGTGCGCGTTCGCATGTTGAAGCAAGCTAGTTTTGTTTCGTCCGTAGTTCTGTTTGTCTTCGCCGGTCAAATGGCGCTGGCCGGTCCGGTGCTGGACATTGACCCGGACCTGATGGGACTTCCACGCAGCGGGATCGTTGTCGATCGTCAGCCGTTTCCTACGG
Proteins encoded in this region:
- a CDS encoding response regulator yields the protein MAAQQIVVIEDETAIRDAVVQVLRNAGYDPVDAADGAAGLAAARRPGVCLVLLDLLMPKLDGMGVLAQLRKTHPTLPVIILTARGTEDERVAGLKAGADDYVVKPFSSKELIARVEAVLRRSPERPEIVHLLKAGKATVDLERREVHAGDEPRTSLSETECAVLSHLAANPERAISREELLTRLWGLSGGQIETRTIDMHVARLRAKLASMGGDDGEQYIVTVRGKGYMLGPLVKSQ
- a CDS encoding ABC transporter permease, encoding MNSGTLIAEAWISLTKNKVRTVLSMLGIIIGVGAVIILVAMAQATKLRIEDEIARLGDDWMFIRNFSVQASGLAKADVQSKPMQTKHDADAINEQCTLVRAATPSNRMTMQVKSSYANYSANVQGVYPNYHDIRRWEVISGRKLDDRDEIAKRPVCVIGLTAAKELFGSMNPVGEEITVKSGRFKIVGLLEFKGMSDQRDNDDVILFPFSTFERKIAGAEVSQTLIAAAAHGVDPKLAEDQIRRLLRERHRLRPGDADDFRLFALSESAQVKEESSASFSWLLGMIAGVSLVVGGIGIMNIMLVSVTERTREIGLRMAIGASNVDIMMQFLIEAIVLCTVGGILGMFGGWGFSFVLTSWKGYETAVSYWIAGIALGFAFATGVFFGFYPAWRASRLDPIEALRYE
- the lexA gene encoding transcriptional repressor LexA, producing MSPNRRKKKSSRSRAGSRSQSRATRPATPRQTEILTFIRDYTHKNGYSPTYDEIAAEFGISKVTVFEHLNILEERGLLTKDRHKARSLQLADHLELPDDRPGRLKLIGRIAAGSPIEAIENPEVVDLDQVFTSKHGVYLLEVRGDSMIEDQIADGDYVVIEQRTTPINGETVVALLDDGEATLKRFYRERGRIRLQPANARYEPIYTNSVNIQGVMIGLIRRSI